In the genome of Mangifera indica cultivar Alphonso chromosome 9, CATAS_Mindica_2.1, whole genome shotgun sequence, the window GATTATCATGCACGAATTTGTGCAAAATGGTTAGATTTTTATGTACAGATCTGTGAAAAAATTACACAGATCCATATGATAATCTGTGCATCATTGACGCACAAATTTGTCGAATGGATCTATGCTATTTTTGCATAGATTCATGCGATAAAATCTGACTATTTCGAtcaaatttttggtggtttccAAGGGAGATGCCGCTGGAGAGGAATGCCAAAAAGAACGAcaccaaaaaatgaaataaagttttTGGGGTGTAAATATAATGTCTTGAAGTTTGAGTTAGAgggaaatagttaatttttaaaactaaggggaaaaaaaaataacttttctttgtttaaataaaaatctttaaatgacaattttacccctgatTATAACAACTAAAACTAATAGATtagtggatatttgagtttttgaaagttagcaGAGGTCACTTTGGATTTTCATTATACCTTtgatgggaataagtcatttaaCCGATTTTGATTGATATTCTAATTTCTTGtgaaattatgataaaaataataggaatataatgagaagaaatgtTTGATTTCTCAACCAGAAAAGTTATATTACTCAAAAACATTAGATGAGCAAGTAGATTATTTAtccttaataaattttgtttcttattttatattgaattccCAATTAGGGAAGTGGAAATGTCTGAGATTCGGCACATTTACTCAACAAAAGCATACCGAATAAAGCATATTTGAAGCTTTAAAATATTCTTCCATAAGCAAAATCAAGCAccaaatcaaagaaagaaaaattacatatcaacAGCCACACGTTTGTACAAATGTGAAGGCAGCCTGGGAGTAGGCACGGCTTGTATTGGGGTCTTCATATAAGTCACTAATCCAGGATTTTCTGACATGTCGATATCCTCTGGCTTCATTCCCCCGGCCGGAGCCCATGTAAAATGGTGCAACAAATGACCCAACATAGATGTCACCAAATTTATCCCAAGTTGAGCACCTGGGCACACCCTTCTTCCTGCACCAAATGGAAGTAGCCTATAGTCATGGCCCTTCATGTCGACATCCTCCTCGAAGAATCGCTCCGGTCGAAACTCCAACGGGTCCTTCCACACTGCTGGATCACGAGCAACAGCCCATACATTGACATGGACGTTTGATCCTTTGGGGATGTCATAGCCTCCAACTTTGACATTAGCATTGGCACGGTGAGGCAGCATTAGTGGAGTTGGAGGGTGCAGCCTTAATCCCTCCTTGGCTACGCATTGCAAGTATGGGAGGCTGGGGAAATCGGCCTCTGTCATCACACGGTCAAATCCAATCACTCGGTCAAGCTCCTCTTGGGCCTTTTGTTGGACTCTTGGGTTCTTGATCAGCTCTGCCATGGCCCATTCCACTGTGATTGCTGTCGTGTCCATCCCGGCTGTGATCATGTCCTGCACAAGTGCAAATCATTCAATTTATTGGATTATTATGCCTCATTCAAAATTAGAAATGATAATTTGCCCATAAAATCAGGTCTTTGGCCTGCTCTTTTTCGAAAAGAAAGAAGATGCTTTGATAAATACATACATTAGGATGCAGATAACTAAAATTCTTAAATGAGATAATTGTATCCCTGATCTGTCCCTTATTTAACTTATTCCCTCCTTGGTTGGCTATCTCTCTTCCATATTGAAtaactctttaatatttttcaaccggagatagagagagaaaaatgtgaaaaaattttCTCACAAGGATAGGGaggggaaattaaaaaaaaatttccgaCAGGAAGAGAACAAATGAGAAAGATTTTTCCTATAGAAATAATAATAGAGATTAAGATATTCGATCTCTATTTGACTTGTTGCCATCTCTATATAAAATAGTTCAcaatataactaaaattaagtATGCATACCCATAAGAGTCCAATAATAGTGTCTTCACTTAAGTCATATCTTTCTTTTAAGGTAAGTAAAGCATCGACGAAATGATGCTTGACACCGCCGCTTTGTTGGCGGGCAAGAGTGTGCTCTTCCATGATAGCTCTAGTGAGACGGTCTCTTCGAGCGCCATGCTTAGCAAAAGCCTCTTCCTCTAATGGGAACATCCAACGGAGCCATGGAATGTGCTCCGCCATGGCCAATGAAGCTCCAAGTTTCAACCCATTTGCCACTACTGCCTTGAACTCTAAACCTTGCTCGTCCACTACTCCGTCCGAATTCACAAACCTCTTCCCAAATGCTAGCCTTGTTATGTTGTTGAAAGTCACTAAACCCAAGTGCTTCCTTAGCGTCACGCCTGTTCCATTATTTTCTGCAATGACATTATGTTTAGAAAATTACTTAGCATTGGCCCATGTTTAGACCAAAATTTGGCCTTCTTTGTTCCAAGAAAATGGCCATTAATTGCACTCAAACAAGCCTGGTTAGCCAAACTTTCCACTTAAATGCCGAAAGGTGAGATGATAATTAATGAAAAGACTTTTGCCATCCAACAACTAATCATGCTCCTAAATTTGTGGccttttatttctaataaatatgTGGGGATTCTTAATGACTATTGCCCTCCCAATGTTTGATGAAACCACAATTTTCTaccatttatatttaaaaaaaccaaattactATCTCCCATTCACTTACATTTAAGAATTTGTTAAGTTTTCTTAGAAATAATTTCGCCCTTttattcaaattacaaaattattattaccacttaatataaatatcaaattattaatataatcttatatattaaaaattttcacttagattcaaaaaaaatatcaagactataatattacatttttatttttttttgctgtaattattatttttaaaattattgaaagatataatgaaattttaaaaatacctttaaactattttgaatttttaaaaccttcaaaaaaattttaataacgcctctaatattttaaaaattttagtttgcttcttaaaatattgaaaagggaaataagaaaaataaaacgagcaagagaaaatagaaaacttttgataaaattacgttcttgttttttattttataaaattgactaaAAAAAGTAGATGacagataaaaatttgattttttaaacttatgggAGGGAAATAAGCATTTCTGAAAACTGTGAGTGGTAAATGGTAATTGGCCAATATTTGATTAGTTTTGGAAGTAAAGCTTGAAGGAAGTCACATGGCAGAAGGCAACAGTTCAATTTTTCTAATGCGAAAATGAAAAAGATCTAGTTCACAGATCACTAGCGGTGCTCAATTAATGCGCCTGTAACAAAGGGATCTGACTTgtctccctttttttttctctttatatatatatatatattaaatatataaacatataaccatataatatatattttatataattaaataattttaaattcataataaaattatatctaactatataataatacataattaaaaataagtaagtATACATATAAAAACCAATTCGGTAGACTATCACTTACCTAAACTGCAAGCAAATCAATAACAGTCGTCAAATTAGGTTCATCAATACACCAAtctagtaaaataatatacaacagaagcaaaggagaagaagaagaagaagaaacatacGAGGATCTGTGCAGTCTTTGAAAATGGATTCAACCATGGCGGTGACTTCATCTTCTCTTATTGGTCTCAAAGCTTCCAGTCTCTTCGGTGTGAAAAGCTCAAGCGTACAAACCTTTCTAACTTTCACATAATGAGGCCCGTAGTCTGCCCATATAAGATCCTGTCCATCTCTGCTGAACTTTGCAGCTGATCGACTCCTGTGCCTATCAGCCAGCTGCTGATCATTCTCCTTGAGCACTTCTTTAGCCAGTTCCGTATTCGACACGATAACGTTTAAAGTCGAACCGAACCAAACCGATATAATTGGGCCATATGCTTGGGCCCATTCGGCAAAGCACCGAAACCTCACTGGCTTTATGTCGTAGAGGTTCCCAACAATGGGCAATGGGCGCGGCCCCGGTGGGAGCTTGAATCGGAGGCGTTGGAATAATTTGTATGCAAGAAGGGCCAAGAGAATGGATGAAAGTACCAGAGGGAGAGCCATGCTGGTTTGAAAGAAAATGTAGGGGCAAGGGGAGCTTGATATATATACTAGGGATGGAGCATCCGGAGTCGGTGAAATTAAATTTGCATGAGAAATTAAGTcgcaaattgaattattttctgGATGAACAATGAAAATGTTACATGTCAGCAGATGGGTTGGGATGGTTTGGTAATTTTGTTGAAGTGGATTGCCGTGTGTTGAGGTCATAGATGAAAGTGGTGGGGAAAGTTTTCAGTAGGTGTGCGGTGGTTGGTGAAGAGAGATGCTTTAGCAACTGTTTGGACTTAAGTTGGAATCAAAGGTTGGTGAGGTGACAGAGTGAGACTTTTGTCTATTCTTCCGCCCGTTGATTATTTGTATTGTTCATACACTTCAAGGAAagactaatattatttatatttatttaaaatatataaataaaattagatattattttatttttaatttaaaattatttaattatttaataatatatacaaatatatatttatatcattttatatatattattatgttattaaattattttaattttaaagtaaaataatatatatataaatatatatttttaaaatatgtatatataatattacatatttaaGAAATACCACAAGTTTTGTAAACTGTTTGAAGCCCACAGGTTTCGCCGTTTACGTTGCAAAGTGTATGGGTATGCGTATAGCTTGCTTCGTGGCTGCTATAATCTGATAAGTCTGCAACATGGATCACGGGTCATGGCCTGCATGGCCAACGctgcaatatttttaaattatataaatatcttaataatgGTTTTAATAGTTGGATTGAGTGATCTGACGGATTAGATAATCATCTatcaataaaaatgattttaatttatttaaaaattatttttaaagttaaatcagattaaattaaatacttgaATAGAGTAAAAACTAggttttatcttataaaaaaatcatttttaaaaaaatttaaaggttcTAATGGAAGATCAcctctattaaatttttagcaAATATTTCactaaataagtttattttaatgataaaataataaattatataaaattatttaagatattatttttaaataattaatcaatctaATTACAAGTTTAACGATTTAACCCTCAGTTGGATTGGATTGTCCCTCCACCGGATCAACTCGTACAATCCTATCCAAAAACTTTGATTTTAGTTGATCGGATTTGAACCGGGGAGTTGTAATATGGATAAGGTGATACAAATAAAAGGTCAATTTTGTTGTTAATAAGTTGATggatttggttaaaaaatacgGTGTGGGTGGGTGGTTGGTCTATAGGACCCACTAGTTATTAGTGGGGGGTTGGTGAGATTGAgaagttttgattttttcgGTTCCTTTAATCTGACTGAAGACACTCCTTCCACTCTTACTTGTCAAGCAAAATGATAAACCCCACCAAGCACTTCCGGTGACCTACCGCCTAACCTCACCATTATCATTTCTGCATGACGCTACCTTGACAAAATCATATACCTAAAATTTCCATAAAACAACATTACACTCGCCCCATGTACTCAACCCAATCCACTCCCCCCAACAAGCTTAAATCCTAAAGTTAGTAACTGGAGttgaagttttatttgtttaatatgattgattcGAAATTGAAAAGTCGGTTTGATTTGGATAAAGTTTCTCATTACAAAAAAAGCATATTTAGTACCATCAATTTCATGGATTCACTTACAGCTATTAACCCATCTTCGAAACCATGGCACTGAAAATCTCAGCTTGAAATTTGGCATAGTCTCTCTGTTTCTCTTTGAGCTCCTTGTGCCCAAGTTTCACATCTCTGcaagttcaaattaaatgaatttgtaGATGAAGCAAATTTAACCAAGATGACAGAAGGAAAGGCAATTACTTGTTATTGGGGTCAATGGCTAGAGCTCTTTTCAAATCAGCCTCGGCCTTTTCTAGTTCTGATGTTTTCATGTAAGCTTGGGACCTTCGAAAGAGTGCTTTCACATTTGATGGATCAAGTTCTATGACCTTTGTGCATAGTCTTGAGGCTTCAGAGTATTCTTCTAGTTTGAGTTTACAGGCTGCATTGTTTAAATAACATGACAGCCGCAAGTCATTTGCTGTATGCTTCTCATCATCAGTAAAAGAGTGATCAAACTCGACGATCTTTGCAGCCTGTGTTTTGCAGTTCATCAAATGTTTCAGTTTTAGAAGAAATCAACAGCAATATCAACTTTTTATCAATATTCAGTTTAAAAGCTATATCCCTTGCCTTCTCATATTTCTTGGAGGCACGCCAAAATTTGCCTGCCCTGAACAGCAAATTTCCATCATGCTTCTTCCTTTCACATGCTTCAATTTTCTCCTTAGACTCCATTTTCCAAAATGGCTTTTCCTGTATGGAACAGATAGGCAAGATGAGACAAGAAAAGATGGCAATTTAAAGGTTATGAAATAGAGCACTAGGAGCAGGAGACCTTAGTGAAATCAATGAGGTGTACTTCATAATATAATACTGAGTTTGCAGCGACAAATTCTGAAACTTCACGGCTGCACAAATACTCTTCATTGACAGTCACTATGGCTTGTTCACCTTTTTTCATAGTCATAATCGCTCTGTCTAAGCCCTCATTTATGTTTTCTGCAGGCATAAAAAAGTTGCAAAGTTACTGGTAGAAAACTCAGTCTTTCACTTCAATAAATTCACATTACAAAACAGAACAACCTTCTAGAGTTAAAAACTCATAAGGCTCCTCATCAGATCCCTTCCTCTCAAAAATTGTTCCATCTTCAAGTTTGCCAATGTACATCACTGATAAAACGTAAGCAAACAAGAAACCCCATTAGAACATCCTTTACGTTCaactcaaatttcaattttcttattacCTTTTACCAAGGATCCTTCACCGGGCCGGTCGAATCCCTCACCGACTTTTGTTATCTTTTTGAAGACTTTTCCATCTCCTGTGATGTTAATGACACTTTTCCAGGATAAGAGCTCAACTCGAATGGTCAAATTAGAATTGGACGGCACAACGTTGCCAGTGTTAGTAGTCCCATATCCATCTTCTATGAAGCCATCTGCAACATACATGAATGGTGGAATTTATAACTTAGCAAATGCTGAACTGATACAATGGAGGAAATGCCAATTCTTAAGTGAAATTTCTTACTGCTCTGGATGGAACAAGTAACACCAACGACTTACAAGAGAACTTCACTGCAAGCTCTGCTTTCTCACCCTTTCTCATTGTCTTCACTGCCTTGCTCATTGCAGGACACAGATAACCtgatttcataaaatattatctatgtgTGACATTGAAGAATTTTTAACTCACAGAGCAAGCTCAACATACCATCATTTATCTGAAACTCTACACCTTCCTTGGATTCAGAGGTTAGTGTTCCATTCTCAAGCCAAGCCTCATACTTAACTATAAGAATAAATTTCATAATGTCATGATCGAAATTAAACATTTTGACCCATCATGGACACATAACTTCAACTATAATTATCAAAACTTGAATCCATTTCTACATTAGGGTTCTTAATTTCACTGATCAAATCATATCGACTCATCTTCCTGAGCCATTTCTATTTCTGATGTAGCCATTTTTAACATGTATCTATCTACTATCATGTAAAAGTATACCATCTTAAAACTTCAGTGGTTTCAACAGGACTATTACCGAACACTTCATCATTGTCCCTGGGAGTAGCCCATCCTTCACCCTCCTTAATAACTTTCTTCAATATTCCACCATCGCCTGTTATATCTCTGATAGTGGTCCAAGAGAGCAGTTCAATATTGAAAACTAAAGTTGAATTGGGAGGAATGAGTGGTGGAGAACCGGCTTCCCCATAAGCTAAGCTTGGTGGTATTATGAGGATTGCTCTTTCACCTTTCTTCATAGTCGCAACTCCCTCATCCCATCCTTTAATAACTTCACCTGAAATTCAAGTGTCAAACAGAcattgaaattacaaaacaGCAACACTTCAAGCAATCAGAAGTGCAATAAAACTGCCCAAATTGTCTCTCCGACAGCctctctaattttattttagaaatatgaggaaaatataaacatattttcaaaatgcCTTCGGATATTCATCtacttcaagaaaaaaaaaaattccgaattatagaatattttcaatatattttaaatatgtaattattttgttatatttatttatatattgattgttttgattttgtttttcgGTATAGGATTTAGAACTTTGTTTCTGACTGGTTAGCTATTTTTCCAtgtctctctcttcttctaA includes:
- the LOC123224750 gene encoding cytochrome P450 98A2, which encodes MALPLVLSSILLALLAYKLFQRLRFKLPPGPRPLPIVGNLYDIKPVRFRCFAEWAQAYGPIISVWFGSTLNVIVSNTELAKEVLKENDQQLADRHRSRSAAKFSRDGQDLIWADYGPHYVKVRKVCTLELFTPKRLEALRPIREDEVTAMVESIFKDCTDPQNNGTGVTLRKHLGLVTFNNITRLAFGKRFVNSDGVVDEQGLEFKAVVANGLKLGASLAMAEHIPWLRWMFPLEEEAFAKHGARRDRLTRAIMEEHTLARQQSGGVKHHFVDALLTLKERYDLSEDTIIGLLWDMITAGMDTTAITVEWAMAELIKNPRVQQKAQEELDRVIGFDRVMTEADFPSLPYLQCVAKEGLRLHPPTPLMLPHRANANVKVGGYDIPKGSNVHVNVWAVARDPAVWKDPLEFRPERFFEEDVDMKGHDYRLLPFGAGRRVCPGAQLGINLVTSMLGHLLHHFTWAPAGGMKPEDIDMSENPGLVTYMKTPIQAVPTPRLPSHLYKRVAVDM
- the LOC123225430 gene encoding 70 kDa peptidyl-prolyl isomerase-like; its protein translation is MAISISSSKSHLNNETKTINSESLEREIGDQGLRKQILKRGTSWQTPFPGDEVEVHFSGHVDGGACLDLSHDEETPFRFKLGQGEVIKGWDEGVATMKKGERAILIIPPSLAYGEAGSPPLIPPNSTLVFNIELLSWTTIRDITGDGGILKKVIKEGEGWATPRDNDEVFVKYEAWLENGTLTSESKEGVEFQINDGYLCPAMSKAVKTMRKGEKAELAVKFSYGFIEDGYGTTNTGNVVPSNSNLTIRVELLSWKSVINITGDGKVFKKITKVGEGFDRPGEGSLVKVMYIGKLEDGTIFERKGSDEEPYEFLTLEENINEGLDRAIMTMKKGEQAIVTVNEEYLCSREVSEFVAANSVLYYEVHLIDFTKEKPFWKMESKEKIEACERKKHDGNLLFRAGKFWRASKKYEKAAKIVEFDHSFTDDEKHTANDLRLSCYLNNAACKLKLEEYSEASRLCTKVIELDPSNVKALFRRSQAYMKTSELEKAEADLKRALAIDPNNKDVKLGHKELKEKQRDYAKFQAEIFSAMVSKMG